Sequence from the [Bacteroides] pectinophilus genome:
GCTGCTTCTTTGTTGCATATATGAATATTCCGAGGAACAAAGCAGCAAGAACAAGTCCTACCGGATAAGCTATTGTTGTTGAAAGATGGAGACATTCAGGTGCGCAGAAGAAATATGTCATTGAAACTGCACTCATGAATGTTGCAGGAACCGCTGTAATCCAGTAGTTCTTCTTCTCACGGAACAGATACATGCTGGCTGTCCAGAGAACTATCATTGCAAGTGTCTGGTTAGTCCAGCTGAAATATCTCCATACAATTGAATAATCCAGATGTCCTACAAATGCGCCGACTGCAAGAAGAGGAACGCAGAGGATAAGTCTCTTGGAGAACTTATTCTGGTCAATCTTGAACCAGTCTGCAAGAACAAGTCTTGCACTTCTGAATGCCGTATCACCTGATGTTATAGGGCATACAATAACACCAATCATTGCAAGTGCAACACCAACGCTGCCCATCGTCTTGATGCAGACATCATATATAGCTGCTGACTGTCCGCTTGCAAGAACTGCACTAAGTCCTGTGCTCAAGCCGCCGCTTACTTCATAGATTGCGCATCCTGCTGCTGCCCAGATAAGAGCTATAACACCTTCTGCAACCATTGCACCGTAGAATACGAAGTGACCCTGCTTCTCAGACTTCATACAACGTGCCATAAGAGGTGACTGTGTTGAATGGAAACCTGATATAGCACCACAGGCAACCGTTATGAACATGAAGCTCCATACAGGAGTTCCCTTTGGATGCATGTTGTAGAAATGTGACCATATCTCAGGTATTGTGAATTCCGGATGAATGAATATACCGAATATAACACCTACCGCCATAATGATAAGGCAGATACCAAACAAAGGATATATACGTCCGATAATCTTATCAATTGAGATAAATGTTGCAATGAAGTAGTAAGCAAGTATTATCCAGAGCCACATCTCTGAACTTGTTAACATTCCTGTCACTCCGCCATTCTTAAGAAGAGTAACTATAAGTCCCGCAGGTCCGACAGCGAATACCGTACCAACCATAACCAGAAGCACGACACTGAATACACGCATTACATTCTTCATTACTCCTCCGAGATAGATACCACATACCTCAGAGATGGATGCACCATCATTACGTTCCGAAAGCATACCTGAGAAGTAATCATGCACACCACCTGCAAATATTGTACCAAATGTAATCCATAAGAATACTACAGGTCCCCAAAGTGCACCCTGCATTGCACCAAATATTGGTCCAAGGCCTGCGATGTTAAGCAGCTGTACAAGGAACAGCTTCCACTTTGGCATTACTACATAGTCTACGCCATCATTAATTCTTACTGCCGGGGTCTCTCTGTCATCCGGTGCGAATGTATTTTCTACAATCTTACCATAGACAAAATACCCTCCAATAAGTAAAGCAAGACAAATAAAGAAACTAATCATAAGAAACACCTCCGATCGAGTATTTTATTTATGCACACATTATAGTACAATTATAAAAATTTTCAATACTTTTTCGACATTTTTTGGTAATTTTTGCGATTTTTTTCTTTACTTGTCCTGTTTCTTTATCCAAACCACACAATTATTATATTTTACACCATTTATCTTACAATTATTTTACAAATATCATACAAATCAAAGCTTTATACTTCAAATTTGTAGCCCATACCCCAGATTGTCTTAATGTATTCTCCCTTCTCTCCCATCTTCTTGCGGAGCTTTTTGACATGTGTATCTATTGTTCTTGCATCTCCAAAATAATCATAATTCCACACATTATTAAGAATCTTCTCTCTTGAAAGTGCGATTCCCTTATTATCTATAAAATACTCAAGCAGCTCAAATTCCTTGAAACTCAGGTCAATCTTCTGACCGTCTATCTTAACTACATGAGCCGACTTATCCATCTCAATTCCGCCAATCTCAATAATCTCTCCGGCATCCTTGGAATATACTCTTCGTATTATTGCATCAACTCTTGCAGTAAGAATCTTCGGGCTGAACGGCTTGGAAATATATTCATCAACTCCGAGTTCAAAGCCCTGAAGTTCGTCACGTTCCTCACCTTTGGCTGTAAGCATTATTATAGGCACTTTTGAATTACGCCTTATCTCCGCGCAGACTTCCCATCCATCCATCTTAGGCATCATCACATCAAGTATTATAAGCGCAATATCTTTGTCTTCGTAAAATATATCAAGCGCTTCCTCTCCGTTGGCTGCCTCTATAACATCATAATTGTTCCTTGCAAGGAAATCATGAACAAGCTTCCTCATTCTGCTCTCGTCATCCACAACAAGTATCTTCATCTTATCCATATCTAACTCCATTCCAATTTTTTAATTGTTCTGTATTTTTGAATTTTACTTCATATTATTGTCGGAAATGTGAAGTTCCTTCTCTTTTTGTTCAATTACTTTCTGTCTCCGGTCAAGTTCTTCCTGCCATGACGAATATTTGTCCTGAAGCTTTGTCTCATAATTGAGTATATTGGGATTGGAGCTTGTCGCAGTTATAGCAATCATAACAATTATAATAATAACAAGTGCGACATTAATTATTACTGACTTGTTAAAACGGCTCTTATACATGAACACTTCACGCTGAAGTTCCTTAACTTTTCCTCTGCTGCTAAGCGCTTCCCTTCTGTCATCCATTGCCTGCTGTGTCTCAACATTAATCGGTATCGGTCTTATCTGTCCATTAGGCACTGCCTTGCTCTTGTAAAGCTGCTGCTGGAGCTTCTTAATGTAATCCATCCCGACAGGAGACCTGAATAACTGCTTATCCAGTATATTGTTAT
This genomic interval carries:
- a CDS encoding carbon starvation protein A, translating into MISFFICLALLIGGYFVYGKIVENTFAPDDRETPAVRINDGVDYVVMPKWKLFLVQLLNIAGLGPIFGAMQGALWGPVVFLWITFGTIFAGGVHDYFSGMLSERNDGASISEVCGIYLGGVMKNVMRVFSVVLLVMVGTVFAVGPAGLIVTLLKNGGVTGMLTSSEMWLWIILAYYFIATFISIDKIIGRIYPLFGICLIIMAVGVIFGIFIHPEFTIPEIWSHFYNMHPKGTPVWSFMFITVACGAISGFHSTQSPLMARCMKSEKQGHFVFYGAMVAEGVIALIWAAAGCAIYEVSGGLSTGLSAVLASGQSAAIYDVCIKTMGSVGVALAMIGVIVCPITSGDTAFRSARLVLADWFKIDQNKFSKRLILCVPLLAVGAFVGHLDYSIVWRYFSWTNQTLAMIVLWTASMYLFREKKNYWITAVPATFMSAVSMTYFFCAPECLHLSTTIAYPVGLVLAALFLGIFIYATKKQPKPAKN
- a CDS encoding response regulator transcription factor, whose protein sequence is MDKMKILVVDDESRMRKLVHDFLARNNYDVIEAANGEEALDIFYEDKDIALIILDVMMPKMDGWEVCAEIRRNSKVPIIMLTAKGEERDELQGFELGVDEYISKPFSPKILTARVDAIIRRVYSKDAGEIIEIGGIEMDKSAHVVKIDGQKIDLSFKEFELLEYFIDNKGIALSREKILNNVWNYDYFGDARTIDTHVKKLRKKMGEKGEYIKTIWGMGYKFEV